A genome region from Camelina sativa cultivar DH55 chromosome 10, Cs, whole genome shotgun sequence includes the following:
- the LOC104718485 gene encoding uncharacterized protein LOC104718485, whose product MEQEAERSTNIVASTSEGSDLDPIARVKKLLFRQMLVGTKDGRFFLGNFHCIDKQGNIILQDTVEYRSIRRSSPSPTEQRCLGMILIPSSCRTSCHVDCSIEEQLSLIQLK is encoded by the coding sequence ATGGAacaagaagcagagagaagcaCCAACATTGTTGCGTCGACCTCTGAAGGGTCAGATTTAGATCCGATAGCACGAGTGAAGAAGCTCTTGTTCCGTCAGATGCTAGTAGGAACCAAAGACGGGAGATTCTTCCTTGGCAATTTCCATTGTATTGACAAGCAAGGAAACATAATTCTCCAAGACACTGTTGAGTACCGTAgcataagaagatcatctccttCACCTACTGAACAGCGTTGTCTTGGTATGATCTTAATCCCTTCCTCTTGCAGAACGTCTTGTCATGTCGATTGCTCTATCGAGGAACAGCTCTCATTGATTCAGCTGAAATAG
- the LOC104718482 gene encoding F-box protein At4g18380-like has translation MAITLRSSDPLSRIHPEPEQQIDHFDHLPDSILLLIFNNIGDVKSLGRCCVVSKRFHSLIPQVENVVVRVDCVISDDDSSSLVSDKPRSVASVAATPFSAIFRLVIKPLQALGQFLKRSGSSSSSSSSASSSSSSASSLLISGGIGGDDGEIEQGGVTHHSPTQVLKNFDELRFLRIELPSGELGIDDGVLLKWRAEFGSTLENCVILGASSVIPATNSVDLGTSNNNNNAVVVEDNGSIPESFYTNGGLKLRVVWTISSLIAASARHYLLQPIIAEHKTLDTLVLTDVDGQGVLCMNRDQLEELRVKPLSASSASKRTLVPALNMRLWYAPTLELPDGTVLKGATLVAIRPSESKKEACDVSWVSSAFDEPYVVAAKMLVKRRTYCLEMNSF, from the coding sequence ATGGCCATAACTCTCCGTTCATCAGATCCACTTTCACGTATCCATCCCGAACCAGAACAACAAATCGACCACTTCGATCACCTCCCGGACtcaatcctcctcctcatcttcaACAACATCGGCGACGTCAAATCCTTAGGTCGTTGCTGCGTCGTCTCCAAAAGATTCCATTCTTTAATCCCTCAAGTTGAGAATGTCGTCGTTCGTGTCGACTGCGTTATCTCCGACGACGACTCTTCATCTCTCGTCTCTGACAAGCCTCGATCCGTTGCTTCCGTCGCCGCTACTCCTTTCTCCGCCATCTTTCGTCTCGTGATCAAACCGTTACAAGCTTTGGGACAGTTCCTTAAACGCTCaggttcttcttcctcttcttcttcttcagcttcttcttcgtcttcttcagcttcttcgtTGTTGATTAGTGGTGGTATTGGTGGAGATGATGGTGAGATTGAGCAAGGAGGCGTGACGCATCATTCTCCAACTCAGGTTTTAAAAAACTTCGATGAGCTTCGCTTCCTTCGAATCGAGCTTCCTAGTGGTGAATTAGGGATTGATGATGGTGTTTTGTTGAAATGGAGAGCTGAGTTTGGTTCCACGCTTGAGAATTGTGTGATCCTCGGTGCTTCCTCTGTCATCCCCGCGACGAACTCTGTTGATCTTGGTaccagtaacaacaacaacaacgccGTGGTGGTGGAAGATAACGGAAGTATACCTGAATCGTTTTATACAAACGGAGGGCTTAAGCTTCGTGTTGTATGGACTATAAGCTCTTTGATTGCTGCATCTGCGAGACATTACTTGTTGCAGCCGATTATAGCAGAGCATAAGACGCTTGATACCTTGGTGCTCACGGATGTTGATGGTCAAGGTGTATTGTGTATGAATCGAGATCAGTTGGAAGAGTTGAGGGTGAAACCCTTGTCAGCTTCTTCGGCTTCTAAGAGGACTCTTGTACCTGCTTTGAATATGAGACTTTGGTATGCACCTACTTTGGAATTGCCTGATGGGACGGTGTTGAAAGGAGCTACCCTTGTGGCGATTAGACCTAGTGAGTCCAAGAAAGAGGCGTGTGATGTTTCTTGGGTTTCTTCTGCGTTTGATGAGCCTTATGTTGTTGCTGCTAAGATGCTTGTTAAGAGAAGGACTTATTGTCTTGAGATGAATTCGTTTTAA
- the LOC104718483 gene encoding LOW QUALITY PROTEIN: KH domain-containing protein At4g18375-like (The sequence of the model RefSeq protein was modified relative to this genomic sequence to represent the inferred CDS: deleted 1 base in 1 codon), with translation MVERKKRKQNQRNNNDGKRNQKRRVSHNNNEKINRDELVVYRILCPIDVVGGVIGKSGKVINGIRHDTKAKIKVFDQLPGCSDRVITIYCSVKERKDEEIETITEPLCCAQDALLKVHDAIVASAGENTKNKSNNKIDRDVNQECRFLVPYSQCSSVIGKAGSNIKMIRSSTGASVKVVSKDVSDPSHACAMESDNIVVISGESESVKKALFAVSAIMYKISAREKIPLDSTSQDVTASSIVSSDLSNSVYSNQDHILQHKASVLSYFNALHVSDFQGYAVTAANPMPVFASSLPVVTHGFGGSFRTEELVLKVLCPLSNITRVIGKEGSTIERIREASGSRIEVNDSRTKCGDDDCVIIVTATESHDDMKSMAVEAVLLLQESVNDDDAEEVKTQLLVPSKVIGCVIGKSGLVINEIRKRNIANIHISKGNRDDRVEVLGEVSSVRDALIQIVLRLREDVLGDRDCVAARKLPARSDNYSFFSGSTNAGCTLPSFKSSTASTSGFHGYGSFSAEDNGFGSLGPYSFGRLHSSSVLEILIPANAMSKVMGKGGCNLENIRRISGALIEISVLKTSHGDHIALLSGTLEQMRSAENLFRAFILST, from the exons ATGGTTGAGCGCAAGAAacggaaacaaaatcaaagaaacaacaatGATGGCAAGAGGAATCAAAAGAGACGAGTTtcacataataataatgaaaagatCAATAGAGATGAGCTTGTGGTTTACAGAATCTTATGCCCTATTGATGTCGTTGGAGGTGTTATAGGTAAGAGTGGTAAAGTCATAAATGGTATTAGGCATGACACAAAAGCAAAGATCAAAGTTTTTGATCAGTTACCTGGTTGCAGCGACAGAGTGATCACAATCTATTGCTCtgttaaagagagaaaagatgaagaaatcGAAACTATAACCGAGCCTCTTTGTTGTGCACAAGATGCTCTTCTTAAAGTACATGATGCAATTGTAGCTAGTGCTGGAGAGAACACTAAGAATAAGTCTAATAATAAGATAGATAGAGATGTTAATCAGGAATGCCGTTTTTTAGTACCCTATAGTCAATGTTCTAGTGTGATTGGTAAAGCTGGTTCGAATATTAAGATGATTAGAAGTAGTACTGGAGCTAGTGTTAAGGTTGTTTCCAAAGATGTTTCGGATCCTTCACATGCTTGTGCTATGGAATCTGACAATATTGTTGTG ATATCTGGTGAGTCTGAGTCCGTGAAGAAAGCACTTTTCGCCGTTTCTGCAATCATGTACAAGATCAGTGCTCGTGAAAAGATTCCTTTAGATTCAACCAGCCAAGATGTTACAGCTAGTAGTATAGTTTCATCAGATCTTTCTAATTCTGTTTACTCAAATCAGGATCATATTCTTCAGCACAAGGCGAGTGTTCTGTCATATTTCAATGCACTACATGTATCTGACTTTCAAGGTTATGCAGTGACCGCTGCGAATCCAATGCCTGTT TTTGCTTCATCTCTACCTGTTGTGACTCATGGTTTTGGCGGGTCTTTCAGAACAGAAGAGTTGGTTTTAAAAGTGTTGTGCCCTTTGTCCAACATTACCCGTGTAATCGGGAAAGAAGGATCAACCATTGAAAGAATAAGAGAAGCAAGTGGTTCTCGTATTGAAGTTAATGACTCCAGAACTAAgtgtggtgatgatgattgtgTTATCATTGTCACTGCTACTGAG tctCATGATGATATGAAGTCTATGGCTGTTGAAGCTGTTCTTCTTTTGCAAGAGAGTgtcaatgatgatgatgcagaagAAGTTAAGACGCAACTTCTTGTTCCTTCTAAGGTTATTGGATGCGTTATAGGGAAAAGTGGCTTGGTCATTAACGAAATAAGGAAAAGGAACATTGCTAATATCCATATCTCGAAAGGGAATAGGGATGACCGCGTTGAG GTATTGGGTGAAGTCAGCAGTGTGAGAGATGCTCTCATTCAGATTGTTCTAAGACTTCGAGAAGATGTTTTAGGAGATAGAGACTGTGTTGCTGCTAGGAAACTTCCTGCAAGATCTGATAATTATAGTTTCTTCTCGGGTAGTACTAACGCGGGTTGTACACTTCCGTCGTTCAAGTCTTCAACGGCTTCTACAAGTGGTTTCCATGGTTATGGAAGCTTCTCG GCAGAAGATAACGGTTTTGGGTCACTTGGTCCATACTCATTTGGACG aTTGCATTCATCTTCTGTTCTGGAGATTCTAATCCCGGCAAATGCAATGAGTAAAGTTATGGGCAAAGGAGGATGCAATTTGGAAAACATAAGAAGG ATATCAGGAGCGTTGATAGAAATTTCTGTTTTGAAAACTTCACATGGTGATCACATTGCTCTCCTATCCGGCACACTTGAACAGATGCGTAGTGCAGAGAACTTGTTCCGAGCTTTTATTTTGTCCACTTGA
- the LOC104718481 gene encoding transcription factor TCP2-like, producing MFRKLRDDDEMIGDLMKSNNNNNGDVVDNNNNNGNNRLSRWHHNSSRIIRVSRASGGKDRHSKVLTSKGPRDRRVRLSVSTALQFYDLQDRLGYDQPSKAVEWLIKAAEDSISELPSLNNTNFPTDDDENQNQTLTTTVAAAATNSLSKSACSSNSDTSKNSSGLSLSRSELRDKARERARERTAKETKERSSDHHHHHHQSHNTTSFTDLLNSGSDPVNSNRQWMAQAPSASSPMEYFTSGLILGSGQQTHFPISTNSHPFSSISDHHHHQHQHQHHPHQEFSFVPDHLISPAGSNGGAFNLDFNMSTPSGAGAAVSASSGGGFSGFNRGTLQSNSTTSNHQHQSFLANLQRFPTSSEGGGGGPQFLFGALPAENHHHNHNHNQNNNHQFQLYYENGCRNSSDHKGKGKN from the coding sequence ATGTTTCGGAAGCtcagagatgatgatgagatgattGGAGATCTAATGAAGagtaataataacaacaatggCGACGTGgttgataacaacaacaacaacggaaACAACCGGTTAAGCCGGTGGCATCACAATTCTTCCCGGATAATTAGGGTTTCTCGAGCTTCCGGCGGCAAAGATCGGCACAGCAAAGTCTTAACCTCAAAAGGACCACGTGACCGGCGTGTCCGGTTATCAGTCTCAACCGCTCTTCAATTCTACGATCTTCAAGATCGGTTAGGTTACGATCAGCCGAGCAAAGCTGTTGAATGGTTAATCAAAGCTGCCGAAGACTCAATCTCCGAGCTTCCTTCACTCAACAACACTAATTTCCCGACAGATGACGACGAGAACCAGAATCAGACATTAACAACAACGGTTGCTGCTGCGGCGACCAATTCGTTGTCTAAATCGGCATGTAGTAGCAATTCAGACACGAGCAAGAACTCTTCTGGTTTGTCTTTATCGAGATCGGAGCTAAGGGATAAAGctagagagagagcgagagagagaacaGCTAAAGAGACGAAAGAGAGATcatcagatcatcatcatcatcatcatcaaagccACAATACTACTTCGTTTACAGATTTGTTAAATTCCGGTTCAGATCCGGTTAACTCAAACCGGCAATGGATGGCTCAAGCTCCTTCTGCTTCGTCTCCCATGGAGTATTTTACTTCGGGTTTGATTCTCGGGTCGGGTCAACAAACCCATTTCCCGATTTCGACAAATTCTCATCCTTTCTCGTCAATCTCcgatcatcatcaccatcaacatcaacatcaacatcatccGCATCAAGAGTTTTCGTTCGTTCCCGACCATTTGATATCTCCGGCAGGATCCAACGGCGGAGCATTCAATCTTGATTTCAACATGTCGACACCCTCCGGAGCCGGAGCTGCCGTATCCGCCAGTTCAGGTGGTGGGTTCAGTGGTTTCAACAGGGGGACCCTTCAGTCCAATTCAACAACAAGTAATCATCAGCATCAGTCGTTTCTGGCTAATCTACAGAGGTTTCCAACATCATCAgaaggtggtggaggaggtCCACAGTTCTTGTTCGGTGCACTGCCTGCAGAGAATCACCACcacaaccacaatcacaatcagaACAACAACCACCAGTTTCAGCTTTACTATGAAAATGGATGCAGGAACTCATCAGACCATAAGGGTAAAGGCAAGAACTGA
- the LOC104718484 gene encoding protease Do-like 5, chloroplastic, giving the protein MTMALASSKAFSSIFYTVAPINRSYFVLACSGSNHIDVVDRRRRRIVIFGSSLALASTLLGSNQQRLPVESAIALEQLKEKEDELEEEEDRNVNLFQKTSSSVVYIEDIELPKTSSGDFTDEENAKIEGTGSGFVWDKLGHIVTNYHVIAKLATDQIGLQRCKVSLVDATGTRFTKDGRIVGLDPDNDLAVLKIETEGRELNPVVLGTSNDLRVGQSCYAIGNPYGYENTLTIGVVSGLGREIPSPNGKSIREAIQTDADINSGNSGGPLLDSYGHTIGVNTATFTRKGSGMSSGVNFAIPIDTVVRTVPYLIVYGTAYRDRF; this is encoded by the exons atgacTATGGCTCTTGCTTCTTCCAAAGCTTTTTCCTCAATCTTCTATACTGTAGCTCCAATTAACCGGTCGTATTTTGTGTTAGCGTGCTCCGGTTCGAATCATATAGACGTCGttgatcggagaagaagaagaatcgtcATCTTCGGTTCGAGTTTGGCGCTCGCGTCGACTCTGCTTGGTTCCAACCAACAGAGACTTCCGGTGGAATCTGCGATCGCATTGGAgcaattgaaagaaaaagaagatgagcttgaggaagaagaagatagaaatgTCAATCTCTTTCAG aaaacttCATCGTCTGTTGTTTACATAGAAGACATTGAGCTGCCTAAAACGTCTTCTGGTGATTTTACTGATGAGGAAAATGCAAAGATCGAAGGCACAGGTTCAGGCTTCGTTTGGGATAAGCTTGGTCACATT GTAACAAACTATCATGTCATTGCCAAGTTAGCTACAGATCAGATTGGTTTACAACGTTGTAAG GTGTCTCTAGTTGATGCTACGGGAACAAGATTTACCAAGGACGGGAGAATTGTGGGTCTTGATCCAGATAATGATCTAGCTGTGTTGAAG ATTGAAACCGAGGGTCGCGAACTAAATCCGGTTGTTCTTGGTACCTCGAATGACCTACGCGTAGGTCAAAGTTGCTACGCGATTGGGAACCCATATGGATATGAAAACACCTTGACAATAGGG GTAGTGAGTGGGTTGGGAAGAGAGATACCATCACCTAATGGGAAGAGTATTCGAGAAGCTATTCAAACAGATGCTGATATTAACTCAG GTAATTCTGGAGGGCCATTGCTTGATTCTTATGGCCATACTATAGGCGTAAACACTGCAACGTTCACCCGAAAAG ggaGTGGTATGTCTTCCGGTGTGAACTTTGCTATTCCCATTGACACAGTTGTCCGAACAGTACCCTACCTCATTGTGTATGGAACAGCTTACAGAGACAGATtctga